The Gemmatimonadota bacterium genome includes the window CGCCGGGAATGTGCCCGTACCGGGGCAACCGCTCCGCCTCGGTGGTGCCGGCATATTCCTCCGCCGACCGGCCGTCCACCAGGACCACGTTGGTGTCGTTGAGGTGCTGCTTGATCCACTCGGCGTCGACGACGATTTCGGGACGGGGCTTGGGCTCGATGGTGCCGGCCGTGACCACCGGCGCCTCGGTCGAGACGCTCTGGCCGGCGGCTTTCCACTGGATGAGTCCGCCGTCCAGGATGGCAGATTGGTCGCCGAGGCCGAGATAGTCGAGGGCCAGGAAGGCTCGGGGCGTGGTCCAGGCTTCACCGTACAGGATGATCCGGGAGTTCGAGGAGATCCCGACCGATTCGAACAGGGAATCGAGATAGGCCACGGTCGGGAGCTCAACGCCGGGGCCGGTGGTGGTCCAGAGCTTGGAGGCGGTGATGAATCGGGCGCCGGGAATGTGACCTCGGTCGTAGTCCGCCCGGTCGCGGCCAATCTGGAGCACGACGACGCGGGGGTTCTGCCGATTGGCGGCCAGCCACTGAGCCGTGACGAGGAGATTGGGGTTGGGCGCGTTGGCGGCCAACAGCAGGGGGAGCAGCAGTGAAAAAGGCATCGCAACAGCTCTCGGTTAAGGCTTGCCGGGTCAATCAAGCTACTGAATCAGGCGAACAGGGCGACCTGCCCGCCGGTGTGCCAGAACAGCACCTTGGCGTTTTGGGGAATCCGTCCGTCGCGGCAATAGGCAATCAACCCCGCCAGCGCCTTGGCCGTATAGGTCTGGTCGACGAAAATGGCCTCGGTCCGGGCCGCGACCCGCTGCGCCTCCAGGGACGCGGGGGTTGGTTCGCCGTAGCCGGCGCCGACGAAGCCGTCGTCGACTTCGACCCACACGGCCGCGTCGAGGGTCTCAGCGTCAAGGTCGAGGATCGGAGCCATGCCTTGGACGATGGACCGAACCTGGGCTTCGATCGCCGCCGCCGGGTCGTCGGCGCTGATCCCGATGACCCGGGTGGCCAAATCATGCATGGCCACTCCAGCTACCAGGCCGGCCGAGGTGCCGCCGGAGGAACAGGCATGGACGATGACGTCGGGTACGGCGTCCTGCGCCACGAGTTCCGACACCGCATCGGCGAAGCCTAACGCTCCGATCGGGGTGGAGG containing:
- a CDS encoding pyridoxal-phosphate dependent enzyme, producing the protein MKPLASGLAGLARQSAVALGHFPTPVDELVRFRQSLGLSQRIFIKRDDAISFGFGGNKVRKLHYVIPDLKRQGVDTIVTCGGVQSNHARATAAAAAAHGLACHIIVNGTEPSHPTGNALLNRLLGATFEYVGGREGRVPGMEAAAARFRTEGRRPAIVPLGASTPIGALGFADAVSELVAQDAVPDVIVHACSSGGTSAGLVAGVAMHDLATRVIGISADDPAAAIEAQVRSIVQGMAPILDLDAETLDAAVWVEVDDGFVGAGYGEPTPASLEAQRVAARTEAIFVDQTYTAKALAGLIAYCRDGRIPQNAKVLFWHTGGQVALFA